From Calliphora vicina chromosome 3, idCalVici1.1, whole genome shotgun sequence:
AATATTACGTTACTAAATCACTTTCATCCAAAAACCACACATCCATCTTgggaattgattttgaaaaagcGTTCGATCGTATAGGAATACACGTCATATTGAAAACTATGAATGACTGGGGCATCGgtcctaaaatttttaattatgtaaAATCTTTTTTAACCAACCGAAAAATTAAGGTCAGAGTAAACAATACTCTCTCAATAAACTACCCTCTTAACAACGGGATTCCACAGGGTTCACCGCTTTCGGTTGTCCTCTTCCAAATAGCTTTTAATGAAATaagcaaaattattaaaaaatataaatatgttgatcATTGCCTATACGCATATGACCTGTACATACTTCCCAAAAATAACGACActtctaaaataaataatacatttgaaAAAGTAATTCTAGATATTGAGAACTGGTCCAAAGTGTCTGGGGCAAAAATATCCTTAGAAAAATCATCAATTTTACATGTATGCAGAAAGCACAATTGTACTCCAACAAATCTTAATATCAACAACAGTACAATACCCAACGTGACTGAACAAAAAATACTAGGAGTAATATTTGAGAAAAACTATAGCTGAAAAAAACATATCTTAGAGCTCAAAAAATCTCTCGTCACTAGAGCAAACTTCATTAGATATTTATCCACTAGATGCCATGTACACATAGATACTATTAAATACCTCGTTACTACtcttattttgagtaaaatcgAATATGGCCTCTTTTTGTACGGCAGTGCagcaaaaactaatttaaatcaaattaaaactcTATATCACCAAACACTAAGTACCAGTACGTATGGATATAGAACAACACCaataaaaatactaataatGGAATCAGGTATCCCCTCGCTTGAACAAAATATCTCTGAGTGTATGAACCGACTTTTACCCAAACTTCTTTCATTTCACAATTCAATTATAGATTCGTTGCAAaagttttgtcttcaaaaaaaaacaaagaatacAATCTGCTTTATACAAATGTGGCAAACACAATATAATTaactttaaacataaaatttttaatttcatcaaCAAGAACCCCATATGGTCATTCGACCCCACCACCTGTGACATTAGCCTCTCAACCTATAAGAAAGAAACTACCTCTAGTGATATgtacaaacaattattttaccaAACCATTTATAAAAATCCAGAATGGCAACAACTCTACACCGATGCATCAAAGAACAACAGCAATGTAGCATATGCAGTGGTGAATCAAAATGGTAACAtcataacttcaaaaatattagcCGAATTCTCTTCAATGTTTACAGCCGAAGCAGCAGGTATTCTACAAGCTATAATAATTGCGTCTAAAACCAGTAAAAACACTGTTATTTACACCGACAGCTTATCCGTTATATCAGCAATAATAAACCTAACAAATAACAGTTGGGCATCGGTTAACAATATTCGTGACATATTAATAAAACACAGaggtaaaattaaattagtttggATACCTGGTCATTCCGGAATACAAGGAAACACTTATACAGATGCAGCAGCAAAAGTAGCATGTTCAGCACCCTTATTAAAAGATCCATTAACCGAAAGACTCGATATCGATATAATTCTATTATTACCAAgttgaaacaacaaaaaattacagaATTGAAAAGTTATTACCACCCACACTATTCTCAAATTAATCCCGATATAATAACACCTAAATATCCAACgaacattaacaaaaataaaattaaagttttttcacGCTTACGTATGGGACACACGATCACTACACATCAACATCTACTGAATACCAACTTTAATAATGAATGTCCATACTGTGGCTCCACAATATCAGTCAAACACCTTCTCTCTACTTGTCCCTATCTAAGTAGTCTTCAATCCAAATACCTATCAAACAATGGTCTCAATCTTCTTAAGGAAACATCAAATGATAACATCAACGCCAAAAATCTggtataaatcaagatcagcgaaacagcttgcatttttataatttctttggtgttgatagctctcataattagaagcacaaaaacgttaatattttcccctgctctctcttagtttaagagttatatgaatttaaagtcaatacatataatagtacatttctcatatatttggaaaacaaactgatcgttatgggtatcattgaatagtgcttcacaatacctttaatatgatatataatatggtacagtttattaatattgtgaaccaaaaaatcctttttgattttatatgacagtacttcagaaaattttgatatacagaaaaagtgacTTTAGCGAATTCGGTgttcgatacaccccagagttaaaagtcccttcacccggccaaaggccggcaatacagaaaatgtgaatattaacagaaaaaaaattatgaaaatataaactgttacgcggatcttgatttgttccaaaAATCTAATTCTTACTTAATATAATTAGCTGATAGCCTTCGTTGCTCTcgctaattttttaatattagtcttatattaatataagttttaataacatgtaaataaataaataaaataattgccgATAAtttgccgatttttttttttgacaaagttGGCTATTTTCCTTCAATATTATCTGGCgctaatatttcaattgatcttttgacccactttgtggaagtagaatttcaccaaatttggACCACATTTAGAATCatttatgtagatttttattatacacttttgttttattgaggggacgatattactgaattaaaaaaaatatataagttaATATGAGGGTAAATAAcgtatgtttgtatatttattcTTCTAATAAATAGCAATGAGATTCTTATTTAATATATTCATAGTATGTAAGTATACAATAGATTGCTTATGTGCACAacgtatataagtttgtaaattaattttacagTTAACAATCTTTAAATGCAACTTTGTTGGGAACCATAACGTTAACAGTTCCTGGAAATATTCTTGCTTGTAATGACCCACATTCCATTCGTTCGCCGTCCACGGTAAGTATACCACTATTCTCGCGTGGCTCTAAACGAAAAGCAACGACTCGTTCTACTCGGATATACTCGGAATTTTTATTGGGTAAATGAGTGCCAGAGCTCATGTTGACTAGGAAATTGAATAATTGCGAACGGCTTATACCACCACGTATCATCACCAAATAAATTGTACCATCATTTAGCTTAGAGTTTGGTGAGAAGTAACAATCACTACCCAAATGAGTTTGATATACGGCATGAACCATAACAAATTCACCGTCCTCCACAAGCCATGAATTCGGTAGGGGATCTCGTAGCGCGGGTAAGGTGTTCTCTTCTAATTGACCTAGCCGAGAGCATTGATAGTCCGCTGGATTTTCTGTATCGTGCATGTCTGATTCGCAACAATCACTATTACCTGAAATGCTGTGATAAATACTATCAGCAATGGAGTAATATGTGCTGACTCTTGATCCCGACGATAGTAAACTATTACATCGTGAACGAAAAGACTGATTCGCCACTGTTTCTAAAGATATGACGTCTTCAAATTCCGAGCTGCCGACATTTGATATAGATTGCTTTCTTGAATCATATGGTGGTGGAAATGTGTTACAACTCATACTGTGCTGAAGACTAGATTTAGTTATAATTTCTGGAGTATTTTGATGTTCCGATGTATGATTTTTCGGTAAATATGATATTCTACCACGATATGTACGCAAATTTAATAAGCGATGTAGTGTCCAAATTGTAAATCTTTGGTAACCTAAGGGCCGCAAGCGTTCGCTTTCGATATCAATATCAGAAATTAGACCCCAGCCTATTGATAGAAAGGAATATGCGATCTAAGAGGaataaaaacatgtttaatATTTGCAAATCAATGTTAAATGTGTGTATACTTTGTTCTTCAGTTCTATTTCGACAACATCCATAAGAGCTGACTGGCCGCCTACAAGCGATAATGCTGCACCTAAAATTGGCTTTGGTTCATATGGTTCCCTGAATAAATTAACAGGGAATAGAGGTCAATAATTGAATtacttaataatatttataacacaTACTGAAAACAATGAGCTATTGATCGGGCTAACCCATTTCCCGAACCACATGGAACGATGCCAAGCGCAACATTCTTTACAACATGATTCCAGTCGTTGCGTTTAAGGATGCCATTTAATATTTCGTGAAATAATCCATCGCCCCCAATGGCAACAATACCACTCCAAATTGACAAATTTTTCTGGCGCACAAAGTCGGAAGCATATTGGGAATGTTTTGTAACATGAAGATCGTAAGCAACTTCTGCCTCATTAAGAATAGGAACAACTTGGTGATTGAATAGCTCTCTCGCTTTCCCGGAACCTGACTTTGGATTCAATAAAACAAGTAGacgttttttttcggtttttaatgtattttcaatagaatCTGTTCCCTTTAAACAACACATTAACAGATGATTGTTTCTATAGGATTTCAATGTTTTGTACCACTTCTCGGCCTCTCGCATGTTGTCTTCATGGCTGTCAAATGAACGGAAGCGCAACGTTATGACAGTGCGTTCACGACGTATTGCTTTTCTAAGATTCTTCTTAAGCATATAGGCAAAGACATAAAGATATGCATCTTCGTGTTCATCAcgaattttttgcttttctgtaATACTTGGGGTACATGATCCACATGTACCAGCTGCTCCGAAGCCGGACGATTTCTGAATCCAAACACATCTGCCACCAATTATGTCGCAAATATTCACTAGATGATCCTTACGACTTCCAGCTGTTTCACGTTGTAACAGCAAACCATTGGAGTTGAGGAGTACGTGGAAGACATTACCCTTTTTACTGTTTGAGTAAAATGTATCTCTTAGCTCATTGGAAATTGAACATAAATCAGATTTCTCAGAATCGTTTTCGATTTTCATTGAGATTCGTTGCATTTTATAtggatttgtttaaaattaattttcattttttttttgtttgtttttttttttgtttttctacaaATTCATATGAATTAATATTCTCTACACATTAAAATTAGCGAGTTTCTATAATCAGTGTTGTCATATCGgcatttaaaatccaaaaattacgtaaaaaatcactttttatcGACtgctgcagttttttttttaaaaattgctaaaattttatacatttgatTAGAAATTCtatacaaaataacaattttaacattttttatatgaatttccacatttttttgataaagtTCTGGTAACACTGAGAATGTATCCTTGCAAACAGAGCTTTTC
This genomic window contains:
- the Sk2 gene encoding sphingosine kinase 1 gives rise to the protein MQRISMKIENDSEKSDLCSISNELRDTFYSNSKKGNVFHVLLNSNGLLLQRETAGSRKDHLVNICDIIGGRCVWIQKSSGFGAAGTCGSCTPSITEKQKIRDEHEDAYLYVFAYMLKKNLRKAIRRERTVITLRFRSFDSHEDNMREAEKWYKTLKSYRNNHLLMCCLKGTDSIENTLKTEKKRLLVLLNPKSGSGKARELFNHQVVPILNEAEVAYDLHVTKHSQYASDFVRQKNLSIWSGIVAIGGDGLFHEILNGILKRNDWNHVVKNVALGIVPCGSGNGLARSIAHCFQEPYEPKPILGAALSLVGGQSALMDVVEIELKNKIAYSFLSIGWGLISDIDIESERLRPLGYQRFTIWTLHRLLNLRTYRGRISYLPKNHTSEHQNTPEIITKSSLQHSMSCNTFPPPYDSRKQSISNVGSSEFEDVISLETVANQSFRSRCNSLLSSGSRVSTYYSIADSIYHSISGNSDCCESDMHDTENPADYQCSRLGQLEENTLPALRDPLPNSWLVEDGEFVMVHAVYQTHLGSDCYFSPNSKLNDGTIYLVMIRGGISRSQLFNFLVNMSSGTHLPNKNSEYIRVERVVAFRLEPRENSGILTVDGERMECGSLQARIFPGTVNVMVPNKVAFKDC